A single window of Cydia strobilella chromosome 18, ilCydStro3.1, whole genome shotgun sequence DNA harbors:
- the LOC134749692 gene encoding guanine nucleotide-binding protein subunit beta-5 produces the protein MAADTGGAAPQAGAGAGGASPEETLESLLREAEALKQKLEEERQKLNDVTLASVAERLEAINFPNLKPRRVLKGHQAKVLCSDWSQDKRHIVSSSQDGKVIIWDAFSATKELTIAMPSTWVMACAYAPSGNMVAAGGLDNKVTVFPLGEENKEEGATRKRTVATHTSYVSSVLFPRTDRQLLTGSGDGSAALWDVESGQLLQTFQGHAADVLALDLAPSDTGDTFASGGADRAVLVWDMRSGAAVQAFDTHRSDVTSVRFHPGGDALATGADDAACRLFDLRADREVARFAKDSIIFGVNSVDWSLSGRLLFAGYSDYTASAWDALRAQRVCVLCGHEHRVSRVQLAPDGAALATASWDSTLRVSSFSLCAPAQIVCVHCDHEHRVSRVQLAPDGAALATASWDSTLRLAPDGAALATASWDSTLRLAPDGAALATASWDSTLRLAPDGAALATASWDSTLRLAPDGAALATASWDSTLRLAPDGAALATASWDSTLRLAPDGAALATASWDSTLRLAPDGAALATASWDSTLRIC, from the exons ATGGCGGCGGACACGGGTGGCGCGGCGCCGCAGGCGggtgcgggcgcgggcggcgccaGTCCCGAGGAGACGCTGGAGTCGCTGCTGCGAGAGGCAGAGGCGCTCAAGCAGAAGTTAGAGGAGGAACGACAGAAGCTCAACGATGTCACGC TGGCAAGCGTGGCTGAACGCCTGGAGGCCATCAATTTCCCCAACCTGAAGCCGAGGCGGGTCCTCAAGGGCCACCAGGCCAAGGTGCTCTGCTCTGACTGGTCACAGGACAAACGCCATATTGTCTCCTCCTCACAG GATGGCAAGGTGATCATCTGGGACGCATTCTCAGCAACCAAGGAGCTGACTATTGCTATGCCCAGCACTTGGGTCATGGCCTGCGCTTACGCCCCTTCAGGAAACATGGTGGCTGCGGG CGGCCTCGACAACAAAGTGACAGTGTTTCCTCTCGGTGAAGAGAACAAGGAAGAGGGCGCCACTCGCAAGCGCACCGTCGCGACGCACACGTCCTACGTGTCATCTGTTCTGTTCCCACGCACTGACAGACAGTTACTAACAGGCTCTGGGGACGGATCTGCAGCCCTCTGGGATGTGGAGTCCGGTCAACTGCTGCAGACTTTCCAG GGTCACGCGGCCGACGTGCTGGCGCTGGACCTGGCGCCGAGCGACACGGGCGACACGTTCGCGTCGGGCGGCGCCGACCGCGCCGTGCTCGTGTGGGACATGCGCTCCGGCGCCGCCGTGCAGGCCTTCGACACGCATCGCTCCGACGTCACCAGCGTGCGCTTCCATCCCGGGGGGGACGCCTTAGCCACCG GCGCGGACGACGCGGCGTGCCGGCTGTTCGACCTGCGCGCCGACCGCGAGGTGGCGCGCTTCGCCAAGGACTCCATCATCTTCGGCGTCAACAGCGTCGACTGGTCGCTCTCCGGCCGCCTGCTGTTCGCCGGCTACAGCGACTACACCGCCAGCGCCTGGGACGCGCTCCGGGCGCAGAGAGTGTGCGTGCTCTGCGGCCATGAGCACAGAGTGTCGCGCGTGCAGCTAGCCCCCGACGGAGCTGCGTTAGCGACAGCCTCGTGGGACTCCACGCTGCGGGTGAGTTCCTTTAGCTTATGTGCTCCTG CACAGATAGTGTGTGTACACTGTGACCATGAGCACAGAGTGTCGCGCGTGCAGCTAGCCCCCGACGGAGCTGCGTTAGCGACAGCCTCGTGGGACTCCACGCTGCGG CTAGCCCCCGACGGAGCTGCGTTAGCGACAGCCTCGTGGGACTCCACGCTGCGG CTAGCCCCCGACGGAGCTGCGTTAGCGACAGCCTCGTGGGACTCCACGCTGCGG CTAGCCCCCGACGGAGCTGCGTTAGCGACAGCCTCGTGGGACTCCACGCTGCGG CTAGCCCCCGACGGAGCTGCGTTAGCGACAGCCTCGTGGGACTCCACGCTGCGG CTAGCCCCCGACGGAGCTGCGTTAGCGACAGCCTCGTGGGACTCCACGCTGCGG CTAGCCCCCGACGGAGCTGCGTTAGCGACAGCCTCGTGGGACTCCACGCTGCGG CTAGCCCCCGACGGAGCTGCGTTAGCGACAGCCTCGTGGGACTCCACGCTGCGG ATATGCTAA